From Acidobacteriota bacterium:
GGTGGCGTTACAACCGAAGACCTTCGATACCCTTTTACTGCTGGTCGAACATCGCGGACAGGTGCTTGAGAAAAATGAAATCATGGACAAGGTCTGGCCTGACACGATAGTCGAAGAGTCCAATCTCACCCAAAACATTTACATCCTGAGGAAGATTCTCGCTGACCCTGCCAGCGAGCATAAATACATAGAAACCCTTCCGAGACGGGGTTACCGGTTTATCGCTAGTGTGGAGGAAGTCTGGAATGAAGAGGCCGGCCTGCTTGTCGAAGAACACACCAAATCCACCATTGTCATTGAAGAGGAACAAGACGAGGTCAGGAAAGAAATAGAGAATCAGAGTGACGGCGCAGAAGAGGCTATCCTTGCCGCCCCCGAATCTGGTCGCTCAGTATGGCGCCAAAAAATGTTGGTAGCTACCTGTGTTGTGATCGGGCTGGTAATCGTGGCTTTCTGCCTGTGGATGTTGAGTAAGTCAAAACAGCCTGCAGGTTTACAGGTTCAATCAATCGCCGTACTTCCATTCAACTCGCTGACTGCGGATAGCCGGGATGAATACCTCGGGCTAGGACTGGCTGATGCCTTGATAACCCGTCTGGGCAATGTCAGGCAAATTACTGTGCGGCCAACCAGTGCCGTGCGCAAATACACCAGTGTCGAACAGGATCCGGTTGCGGCTGGCCGGGAGCTGAAGGTTGAAGCCGTGTTGGACGGAAACATCCATCTCGTCGGCGAACGAATCCGGGTGACGGTGCAGCTTGTGAGTGTGGCAGATGGCCGTCATCTCTGGGCTGACAAATTTGATGAGCAATTTACCAACATTCTCTCGGTGGAAGACTCGATCTCAGACCGACTGGCAACGGCGCTTGCACTGGAACTCACCGGAGAAGAACGCAAGCTGCTGGCACGGCGATACACCGACAATGTTGAGGCATACCAGCTTTATCTGAAGGGCCGGTATTCCTGGGACAAGCGGACCTCGGAAGGAGTGAAGAAAAGCATTGAGTATTTCGAGCAGGCAATTAAAAGTGACCAGAATTATGCCCTGGCCTATGCCGGCCTGGCTGATTCGTATTCAATGCCCGATCTCTCCGGGCTGCCGCCAGTGGATTCCTACCTGAAAGCAAAGACAGCGGCAACCAGGGCCATTGAGATTGACGAAGGGCTGGCTGAAGCTCACATCTCGCTGGCGTACCTGAGAATGCGGCATGAATGGGATTGGAGAAGTAGCGAAACCGAACTCAAACGCGCGCTGGACCTCAATCCCGGCATTGCCAGGACTCACCACTTATACTCGATCTATTGTGAATTAATGGGGCGGCCAGACGAAGCCATTCGAGAAATGAAACGTGCCCAGGAGCTGGATCCACTTTCGCTGGTGATGAACCAAAACCTTGGGGCCCGTTTCTATTTTGCGCGTCAGTACGATCACTCCATCGCGCAATTACGGGCAACGCTTGACATAGACCCTGGCTACGGTGAGGCCCACCTTGGGCTTGGGCAAGCTTATGTGCAAAAGGGAATGTACCCGGAAGCTATCCTGGAGTTTCAAAAGGTAACCCAGTCAGGCGACGAACCGTGGGTTTTAGGGTCGCTCGGTCATGTCTATGGGATATCTGGAAATCGTGGAGAAGCGCAGAAGCTACTTGAGCAGTTGAAAAAGCAATCAACGCGAAGTTATTTTCCGCCAGAAGAAATCGCAAAAATCTATATTGGCCTGGGAGAAAAAGATCAAGCGGTGGCCTGGCTTGAAAAAGCCTTCGAGAAGCGCTCTGACCATCTGGTTTTTGTTAAAGTGGACCCGGTCTGGGACAGTCTCCGCGCCGATCCGCGATTTAGCAGCCTGATGCAACGTATCGGCCTTGCATTGTGATTTGGTTAGTATCCAGGAGGTACAATGGACATCTCGCCAATAATTCTTGAAGGCTGGTACGTCCGACTGGAACCCCTTTCACCAGCCCATGAGGAATTACTCATCGCGGCTGCCGGCGATGGCGAACTGTGGAACTCAACTGTGACCATCGTGCCTGATCAAACCAACATGGCGGGCTACATTGCGGAAGCGCTCCAGGCCCAGGCCCAGGGGGTTCACCTTCCATTTGTCATTATCCGAAAACCATCGGGTCAGGTTGTTGGAAGCACCCGGTTTTATAACATTGATCAGAATAACCGGGGCGTGGAAATCGGATACACCTGGCTGGCGGCGAGTGCCCAGCGCACCAGTGTGAACACCGAAGCCAAGTTGCTGCTGCTGACCCACGCCTTTGAGGTTTGGAGGTGTATTCGGGTCGCATTCATTACCGATGTGCTCAATCACCAGTCGCGGGCAGCCATTGTGCGACTTGGCGCCAGGGAAGAAGGCATCCTCCGCAATCACCTGGTGATGCCCAACGGTCGGTTTCGGGATTCAGTCTCGTTGAGCATCATCGAATCTGAATGGCCGGAGGTCAAAGCCCGGCTTGAAGCGAAATTAAACCCAACTGGGGATGCAGCAAAGTAGGGATTTTCAGAAGAAGAAACCACGGAATACACGGAACATACAGACAAGAAATCCAAATTTTTCAATGATTTCTGAGTTTCCAATGAAACACTAACCAGGGAAAAAAAGGCAATAGATAGGTGAGACGATGATGGATACCTTTTCCCAACACATCACGATGCGGCCTGCGGAAGCCGACGATCTTCCACATTTGGAAGCCGTTCGGCAGGCTGCCTTTGTTCCCGTGTTTGCTTCTTTTCGGGCAATCCTGGGTGAGGAAATCTACACTCTGGCCCAGGCCCGCGATGATGAGACGCACGACCAGTTTCTGGTTTCCCTGATGGCACCTGATTCGGGGTGGGAAATCTATGCGGCTGAACAAGCGGGTGTCGTGGTGGGCTTTGTTTCCATGAAACTCAACCTGGAAACGCACGTTGGCGAAATCGGACTCAACGCGGTTCATCCGCACTCTGCTGGACAGGGCATTGGGACCGCCATGTATGACTTCGTTCTGGCACGAATGAAGGAAGCCGGAATGCAGGTTGCAACGGTTGCCACTGGTGCGGACCCAAGTCATGCGCCAGCGCGCCGGGCCTATGAGAAAGCGGATTTAGGGTGCAAATTCCAAGTGTGTGGCTCTACCGCACGCTGTGACCTGCGGAGTTCGTTTCTGACAAAGGCATCCAGGCTGACTTGCCTCAGTCGCTGTGCCTTTTTCTAAAATTCTATAGTTATTTGAGAAAGTCTGATTATTATATGGCAGGTTCGCGCTAATGTTATACCATTCTGGAATGAAAAACTCGTATTAGTGAGTAGTTAAGTAACTCAAAGAAATGGAGTTAGTGAACTACTGACTACAAACTGGTATAAGACACATTTTCAATATTTGGATGAGCATTATGAAAACCAGGCCGTTGCAGGTGCTCTTGAGTATCCTGTTGATCATCTTTTCTGTCCAGGCGGTGGCTCAAACGCCACAATCCCCGCCACAAGGGAATGAAGAAGAGCCCACACTCCGAATTGGAACAGATTTGCTTCAGATTGATGCAGTGGTCACCGATAAGCAGGGACGCCCGGTTGATCATCTGAAGCTGGAAGACTTCGAACTGCTTGAAGACGGAAAACCTCAAGCAATCGCCTTTTTTTCCGTGATGAAAAGCGGTGCTCCATTGAACCCAACGGGCGTGAAGTCAGATCCGGGCCAGCCTCGCTCAACTGATATTCCGGCTGTCGGAGAAAATCCAGGCCGGACCCTGGTGCTCATGGTTGATGATCTGCACATTGCTTCGGCACATATGCCGGGCGTCAAAAAGCAGCTCCTCAAATTCATTGATGAAAGTGTCGCGGACGGAGATCGTGTCGCGATTGTTGCGACCAGCGGCGGACCTGGGTTTTTGCAACAGCTCACCGCTGACCGCCGCGTGATGAAGCTCGCCGTCAACCGAATCAGTTCCTTGACCAGGACGTCAACACAGCCGGGCGACCCCACCCAGATGACCGAATATCAGGCCCAAAAGATCCTTGAAGGAGACCTGCCGGCAAAAGATTTGGCCATAACGACCTATCTTCGCAATACTGGCGATCCGCTTCCTCGGGCAGCCGTCGAAACAATCGTCGAATCAACCGCACGTCAGATTGTAACGAGCATCACGATACTGACCAGCGCGACCCTGACCACCATGAGAAACGCGATTACCTCGGTCAAAAGTATACCGGGGCGTAAAGCCATGCTGCTGGTTTCAGACGGTTTTCAGCTTGAGTTGCGCGAGGCCAGTCACGGCGCCGAGATGAATCGCGTGATTGACGCCGCGACCCGAAGTGGAGTCGTGATCTATTCGCAGAGCAGTGCTGGCCTGGTCGCGCTCAGCCCGTTTGGTGGCGACATCAGCAACAGCGGCGTTTTAGACCCAACCGGCGTGGCGCACAGTCTGGCAACCCAATCGCTCAACGCCAGCACGTCGGCGCTCCGCACGCTCGCGGCGGAGACGGGAGGCACCGCAACGCTCAATACCAATGATCTTCAATTGGGATTTCAGAAACTCGTCGAAGACAGCCGACTGTACTACATTCTGTCTTACTATCCTGAAAATACCGCTCGCGACGGGAAACTTCGCACCATCGAAGTTCGCCTGAAAAAGCCAAACGACCTGATTGTGAAAGCCCGCAAAGGGTACCTGGCGCCCTCCGATACAAAACCTGAAGACGCTGCGAACAAGAAAGAACCCGCCAGGAAAGAAAAAGGGAAAGAAGGGAAGTCATCCAACCCGAAAGCTCCCGCCGATCCGGTTGCTGAAGCGATTCAAAAAGCGCTTTATTCCATTGTTCCGCTTGAAGGACTGCGCCTGAAAGTGACTGGAGCGTTTCTGGCTGGAGAGCGCGAAAAAGAAAACGCGACGGTTTCCCTGGCGATTCATCTTCCACTGGTTGCTTTCGAGAAAACCGGAACCCACCGGCGCAATACACTGACGGCGGTGCTGACTGTGCTGGCTCAGGACGGAACGATCATTGAAGCGACCGACAACAAGTTGCAACTCAACTTCGAAGAGCGGAACTTTGAAAAAGCTTCGAAAGGCTGGTTTGTCTTTGGTAAAAAGCTGAAGCTCAAACCCGGTTTTTACAACCTCCGGTTTGCCGTTCGCGATCCGATGAGCGACCGTATCGGGAGTGTTTCCGAGTGGGTTGAAATTCCCGATCTGTCCCAGAAACAACTGGCGATGAGCAGCATCGTGATGTTGCGCGAAGATCCTTCCAGGACTCCGCCCAAAACCAGTGTTGCCGGTGACGCCCCTCTGGTTGGAAGTGATAGCCGGTTGCAGGCGCTCCGCATTTTTTCGGAGAGTTCGACTCTGGGATTTCTGAGCTATGTTTACAATGCGACTCCAGGTCACGATTTAATGCTTCAGATTCAAGTCTTGCGCCATAATTCGCCGATCTTCACGGCGCCATTGCGACCTGTCAAAGGAGCACCGGACAACTTTGACCGAATTGCCTGCGGAGCGAAAGTGCCGCTGGCTGGGTTCCCGCCCGGACGCTACGTCTTGAGCATCACTGTCACCAACGGCACAAACGCAAAACAATCGGCTCAGCAGCAACAGGATTTCACGATTGAGTAAGCTCAATCTGTCCATCTGATTACTGTTGAAGGTTGTACCCGGAGCTGGTTCTGGGATTGAGTTGCTCTCGAATGATTTTGTTACTAATCTCCGGTTACACAACAAAGCCCTAAACAAATCCTTCACGCACCTGGTTATCGCCTCGCTGATGCATAATTGCGAGATAATCTGTTTTTTGCACAACCTGGAGGGAACTATGCAATCAATTCAGGAAGATATGGTCGAGCTTCGGAGACAACTCAAAATCGGGACGATACAGAAGGCATACAGAGCACTTCTCAGCTACATGATGGCGCTGCAAGCACGGTTCAAAAGCAGATATCCGAGCTACTCGATTACAGGGCTCTATCACGGATATCTGGATATATCTTACTTTGCCGTCATCCCGCCATCGTTCAAGCATCGTGGTTTGAAGATCGCAATCGTCTTCAACTATGAAGCGTTCAGATTCGAAGCCTGGCTTGCCGGAACCAATCGGCAGATTCAACGGAAGTACTGGCAGGTAGTCAGGAACGGCCAATGGCCCGAATACCGAATTATGACACCCGGAAAAGGTGTTGACTCGATCATTGAGTGCAATCTGGCCGAAAGCCCTGATTTTGGTGACCTTGACAATCTAACTGCAAGGATCGAAAAGAACATAATCGAGTTCATTGATACCGTTGAAAGATTCCTCTCTGATCAGGAGACTTTGTGAAGCAGCTATCTGGTCATCGGGTATGGCAACTGTGGCAATTTCTGCTTCCTATCAACTTCGGTTGAACCGTCACCGCAACCCTGAACCCTAAATAATTATGATCATCGCTCTGGCATCGCCCGCTGTCGCTACGACCCTTGATGATGGGTTGGAAAAAGTAAAACGGTATCTGTCTGAAGCTTCCACCCAGGGAGCCAAAATTGTCTGTTTCCCAGAAGCCTATCTCCCAGGTTTGCGCGGGCAGGATTTCGACGTCTTCCCTTTTGATCAGGCCGAACAGGAACGTGTCCTCCAGACGGTATCGCAATGGTCAAAAACCTATGCCATTGCCACAATTCTTGGAATGGAACGGCTTACGGCGACTGGCCGCCAAATTGTGGCCTGCGTGTTTGACACCGACGGGCAAATCCAGGGCTTTCAAACCAAGAATCAGATTGCTCCGACTGAAGATGAGTTCTATGTGCCGGGCACGACTCGTCAACTTTTCGAAGTCAACGGAACAAAGTTTGGCATTGCGATTTGTCATGAAGGCTGGCGCTATCCCGAAACTGTTCGCTGGGCGGCGGTCCGGGGTGCCAAAATCGTCTTTCACCCGCAGCATACTGGAAGCACTCGCGAAGGCGTTCGACTGACGGAATGGGGTTCGGCTGAGGCGCCGTACTACGAAAAGGCGATGGTGATGCGCAGCATCGAGAACACGATCTATTTTGCGAGTGTCAACTACGGGCTGCCGTTCCAGGAATCAGCGACCTGCGTCATTACTCCATCGGGCGAGTGCCAGGCATTTTTGCCTTATGGTCAGGAAGGCGTACTGGTCCAGGCCATCAACCTTGACGAAGCGACCGGACTGATTGCCCGGCGGTACGCTCCTGAGCGATACAAGGAAGGGAAACTGGAGTGAGCGACCAGATGAAATTCCAGTACATCCTTCACCGGGCAGGTTGGGCAACGGCGATTCTTTCGTGCCAGGACCAGACCATTGAAATGACAGTTTCATACCTGCACGACTCGCTCCGGAATCTTGCCTCGGCAGTAATTGCACTTTTGAATGGAGCAACTGAAGTCAGTGTTATCTTTATGGATGAACCGGGCGAACATCGTCTAGTTCTTCGACGAAAAGATCAGACAACTGTTTCCCTGGAGGTTCGCTGGTATGAAGACTGGTACAGTTGGGGGATCGGCAGCTCTGATTTTGAAACACTTTTGTCTGGAGTTACTCGACTGACCCACCTTCGCGGGCAGGTTTTATCAGCAATGAAACAAATTTTGGATGAGCATGGCGAAATCGGGTACAAACAGAAGTGGTGCTTGCACGAATTCCCAATGGAGGAGCTTCGTCAGTTGCAAGCCAGCTACCGGCGTTCAGCAGATGGTTTCTGTTCAGAGTTCAAGCTTTAGCTTGGCCAAACTGTGGAGTGTGACAGGCGAAATCTTATGTCCAAACTTCCTTCATCAGTTGCTACCTTTCTCAGCCACCATGCAATTGCTGTCGCTGGTGTGTCCAGAGATTCCACCCAACCCGCAAATGCTATTTTCAGAAGGCTCAAGGAGTGTGGCCATCTTGTGTTTGCCGTCAACCCAAAGGCTGAACAGGTGGAAGATGGGCCGTGCTATCCCAACCTCCGCTCACTTCCTCAACCAGTTGGGGCTGTCGTCATCGCAACCCACCCGAACGTCTCAGCCCAGGTAGTGCGTGAATGCGCCGAGCTAGGAATCCGGCATGTCTGGTTTCATCGGTCGTTCGGAGAGGGAAGTGTGTCGGAAGAAGCCATTCGCGAATGCCAGGCAAATGGGATCGAGTGTATCGTCGGAGGCTGCCCGATGATGTACTGTGGTCACGTAGATTTTGGCCATCGGTGTATGAAGTGGATCCTCAAGTTTCAACATCGTGTTCCGGGATGAATGGCAGAATCAGAGTTGATGGTAAATAATGCAGAGCCCATACTGGGAGAGTTAATCCCTTCGTGAACCGTGAGGCACCCATGACCCGAGAAATAGTTGAGCAACCGTTAGCAATGTTCTTACCTGTGGCTCTGGATGTGCATTCGGTACAGTTGAGTGACGAACAATTTCATCAGCTTTGTCGAGATAACAGAGATCTGAGATTCGAACTCACCGCCAAAGGAGAACTCATCATCATGCCTCCAACTGGCGCCTTAACCGGATGGCGCAATGCAAAGCTTACTTACCGCCTGACGGCCTGGGCTGACGCTGATGGAACCGGACTCACGTTCGATTCTTCAACTGGATTTACTTTGCCAAACGGGGCCAAGCGTTCACCTGATGCCGCCTGGATCAAACGCGAACGGTGGGAGGCACTGACCGAAAAAGAACAGGAAGGGTTTGCTCCTCTGTGTCCTGATTTTGTCGTGGAGCTGCGTTCGCCCGAAGATTCACTTTCAATCCTTCAAGAGAAAATGGTCGAATACCAGGAGAATGGCGCTCAGTTGGGACTCCTGATTGATCCCAAAGCAAAACGAGTGTATGTCTATCGGCCAGAACAGACGGTTGAAGTTCTTGAGAATCCAGAAGCCGTTTCGTGTGACCCGCTTTTGCCAGCATTTACTTTAAGTTTGAAAGACATCTGGTAAGTGGGCGGCTACTCAAAAATGGCTTCAAGCAAAGGAGATCGTGTATGAACTGGCAAGATCTATCGGCTATGTCGCCCTATCAAACCGCGTTGGAAATTGAAGCCGAGTTAGCCAAAGGAAACATCACCGAAGCCTCCGCTGGCTTAAAGGAGTTAATCGAAGCCTTGGGACGATCAGAAAAACGCGCCTTAAAAAGTCAGCTCATTCGGTTAATGGCCCACATCATCAAATGGAAGACCCAGCCGGAAAAACGATCACGCAGTTGGGTGGCAACCATTGGCAATGCCCGCGAAGAAATCGCCGATATTCAAGAAGAAACCCCCAGTCTGACCAACGACGTCGTCCGGGAGATGTGGGGAAAATGCTTCCAAGCAGCAAAACGGGATGCCGAAGCGGAAATGAACCAGGAAACGTTGCTTTCTGAACTTTCGTGGGGAGATGTGTTTGAGGCAGAGTATAAAAAATGAATAAAGCGAATGACGCCTCAAAATGCTATCAGGACTCAGGTCCTTGATACCCTTCAGCAAATTTGATTGCCCAGTCATATTGTTTTTTCATCTCCGGCACTGGCCAATCCCTGGCCTTGCTTATCACCTCAAAGGCATCGTTGACGTTCATCCCATCCAAAATCAGGACACATCCGGCGAGCAATGCCGACCGACCAATCCCCGCATAACAGTGAATGGCGACATTTTTTCCTTCTAACAGAAACCCGTGAAGCTGCTGAATCACTCGGGCCGTGTCTGGCATGGAATCCGGAATAAAATGATCAACAATAGGGTGCGAGATGAAGGTGATGCCTTGTTCACGGCACAGGTCGGGCTCTGCCATCAAGCCTTGCGCCAGCACTTCAGGTTGTGTCAAACACGAAACTACAATATGAATGTTTTCAGCCGCGAACCGGGCAATTTCAGCTTCGAGAAACATGCCGCCTCTGGGACGTGGCATAATTGCCAGCCGTCCACCGCCGACGTGTGTGATCCAGAAAACTTTTGAATTCATAGAATTAAAATGAGGTTTCAATGACAAGCCAATGTGTCTTTTGTGATATCGTCAATGGCAGTCAACCTGCCAGCATTGTCTTTGAAGATGAATTCACGCTGGCATTTATGGACATTCGTCAGTTTCATGCGGGTCATGTCCTGGTCATACCACGGCAGCATTTCAATGATGTTCGGGAATTGGATCGTGAAACAGGTGCGGCCTTGATGCACACTGTGTCACGCCTCACCCGAGCGGTTGGACTGGCTTTCCCAAATGACGGCTTGAGTCTCTGGCACTCCATCGGCCCCGCGGCGTTCCAGGAAGTGCCGCATTTGCACATCCACATTCACCCACGGCTCCCGGACGATAACTTCCTGCGTGTCTATCCCGGCAATCCTCCAGGTTCAGATCAAGCAACCCGTGACCAGTATGCTGAACTGGTCCGCGCACGGCTGGATTTGTGAAAAAACCTTCGGGCTGAAAACCTCGGGCTGAAGACTTCAGGCTGAAGAAGTTGGGTAATTCAGCCCCAAGCCCGTTGTTTTCAGCCTCCTGCTTTCACGGTTTCACCTTCTTCAGATTTCATTGCTTCGGCACTGCGCAGGCCAAACAAACCCAAAATCAGTACTGCGGCGAGACAGGCAACCGAGCCGCTGTAAAACGGCGCGTGCGGACCAAAGTGCTTGAAGGAAAATCCACCCCAGGCCGGGCCAAGAATCCGACCAAAGCTTGAAATCGAAGACGACACACCGATGACTTTGCCCTGTTCGCTGGCCGAAGTACGGCGGGAAATCAATGCCAACGCGGTTGGCGTCACCAGTGCCGTGCCAATTGCCAAACTTCCGGTGAAGACATAGAGCCCGAAATTCATATGGGCGAAGGTCAATAAGGTCATGCTGCTCCCAAGGATACACAAACCCGCCAGTAAAACTGGTGCTTCACCAAAGCGTTTGACCAGTGGCCGAATGAGTCCTCCCTGGACCAGAGTGGTGGTAAATCCCATAAAGGCAAAGAGATAAGCGGTTCTTTCCTCGGTATAATGGACCTGGACTTTGGTAAACAGTGGCAGCATCGCCATATACAAAATCGAAGCCACGGTCATCAGGAAAGCGACAACCAGCAAGCTATTTAACTGTGGGTTGTGGAAGGCTTCAAGGATGTTCGAGAGCCGTGATGAAGTATGTTCCGTCGAAGATGCTGATTTATTAGGGATGCGGACTTCAGGGAGCAAGAGCCACATGGCGACCATATTGGAAAAAGCCAGGGCGGCAGCCACAAAGAATGGTGTTGCCACTCCGAAATGGCGGGCAATGATGCCGGAAATGGCAGGCCCAAAGGTGTATCCCAGTCCAATTGCCGCTCCGACCATGCCCATTCCTTGAGCCCGGTTCTCAGGTTCAGTAATATCGGCGACATAACTTTGAGCGGTGGCAATGTTGGCGCCGGTAATTCCATCCAACGCACGTGCCACAAACAGGACCATCAGCCCAATTCCGATTGCCGATGAGGCCAGTCCGGTGAGCAGTGCGGCCAGACTGGTGCCAAGCATGCTGTAGACCAGTACTGGTTTGCGGCCAACACGATCTGACCAGAGTCCCAACCACGGCGCCGCCAGCAATTGAGTAAAGGAATAGGTCGAAAGCAGCAGACCAATCGTCAATTCGTCGGCTTGAAAGCGGAGGGCATATGTGGGGAGAATTGGAATCACCATTGCCCAACTCATGGTGTCAATGAACACAACAAAAAAAATCAGCAGCATCGGGACGTGGTGGCGGGTAAATTTAAACTGAACCATAGCTTATGAGGGCCTGGGGCTGAGGGCCTGGGGAAACTCCAATCCTTCTAACCCGTTCGCTTTTGCCAATGTGGGGCAATGATTTATAACTGGCTTCAATACAAGGTTTTAGATAGGACAAGCAGGTTATGAGTCAAGGAATCTGCCAGTTTAGCCTGAATGTTTTTGAAACTGCAAACCAGTTGAGTTTTGCGATTTGAACCCGTTTTCTTCAGCCCTGAGCCCCAAGCCCTGGTTTTCTCAGTCCCAGTTTAAGACGGAGACAGGCTTCGTTCCTGAGCTGCCGCCGTATAGTGGTTTTTCATAAACCATTGAACGATCACCCAGGCCAGACCTGGAAGCATCAGATAGACCCCAATCCCGCTGGCAATCATGCGGGGTGAAAACTGGCTATTATCCACCAGCCATCCAACCGTGTAATTTGAAATGGCGCCGGCCAGCGTCAGCAGTCCCCATTCAAGGGCAAACACTCGACCGCGAAACTCATCGGGGACGCTTAACTGGAGCAATACCGTACTGTTCACCCATTGAATACTTCCGCCGATATGGGCTCCGACCAGCAGGCACATGGCCACCGGTAAACTTGGTGCCTGGCCGAAAAGAACATAAAAAGAACCATAAATGAGAAAGGCCCAGCCAATTCCTCGACGAAGCATCACTGGTGTTTCGCCGCCGACCCGGCGGGCAATCACTGGTCCCAGAGCCGTGCCCAATCCCCGAGCGGCATACAGCAAGGCAATGGCGGTTCCAGTTTTCCCAATCGGAAACAGCCGTTGTCCAAAGATGGTAAACAACACCAGAAAGCCTCCGCCAAGGCTGGCCGAAGTTTTCACCAGCAGGTACGAGAGCACGACGGGTCGCTGCCAGACATAGGCCAACCCGGCGCCTAATTCATTCAGGCTCGACCGGATACCAAAGGCTTCCTGTCTGGCCTTGAATTGTTCGACGGAGAGGTGTTCGGTCCGAACATAACTTTTGATTTGCCAGATGAAGTAGGCTGAGCACAAAAACGAAAGCGAATCCAAAACGAAGGTTGCTTCACGCCCCACGGCCAGCGTGATGAAACCGCCAACTCCGGCGCCGATGGCCAGTGTCATTGACCAGGTAAGAGAAGAAAGCGCGTTTGCCGTGAACAACTCTTCACGTTTGCAGAGCGACGGCAAGAGTGCCTGGCGGGCTGGTTCAAACAGGGCGCTCATCACATCGGTCATGCCAACGACGACATACACCATCCAGACGTGTTCCGGTCGCCGCACCAGCAATAATCCTAAAACCGTCACTGCCCGCATCAGGTCCGCAAAGATCATGATTGCCCGGCGTGGAAACCGGTCGGCAATCACACCCGAAATGGGACTCAAGACAAAGTAGGGCAAGAATTGCAGCACAATCACCCAGGCAACAGCGCGACCAGAACCAGTCAATGATTCCACCAGCGAATACATCGCGGCTGAATACAACCAGTCACCCATTTGACTGATCACCTGTCCCAACCAGAGCCGGCGGTAATTCGGATTTTGTTTCAGCAGTTGAAGGTAAGAGAGTGAAGCCATTGAGATGAATGAAGAATGAAGAATGAAGAATGAAGAATTGAGAATGAAGAATTGAGAATGAAGAATGAAGAATTGAGAATGACCTGAATTTTGCCAAAAATAGGAACACCTTGCTCAAAGATCAGTACCCACCAGGTCGGATACGTCTCGCACAGGGGAATCTCAGCGAGCCGTGCGTGGAATGAAAATTCACCAGGGTCTCCCTTGTCACACCCGCCAAACCGACTTCACACCTGCCTTTATGTCCTTTATGTCCTTAATTTCTTCATTCTTCATTCTCAATTCTCAATTCTTCCTTCTTTTGACAATTGGGGCAAAAATAGGTTGAGCGTTGACCTTGCCGGATGCGCTCAATCAGGGTTTCACAGCGCCAGCATGGCTCGCCTTCGCGGTCATAGACGGCCAGTGCTTCTTCGAAGGCGTTCCCAAAATAACCGCCTGTAATGTCTTCAGGGTTGGTGTGGATGGTGCTTCCGGCTTCAATGGCGGCTTCCAAAATGGCCTGAATCGCCGGATGAAGATCTTCAAGCTGGGTTGGAGTCACTTTGCTGGCAGGGAGTTC
This genomic window contains:
- a CDS encoding winged helix-turn-helix domain-containing protein; the encoded protein is MNKQIKHFYEFGPFSIDAGNRLLLRDGEPVALQPKTFDTLLLLVEHRGQVLEKNEIMDKVWPDTIVEESNLTQNIYILRKILADPASEHKYIETLPRRGYRFIASVEEVWNEEAGLLVEEHTKSTIVIEEEQDEVRKEIENQSDGAEEAILAAPESGRSVWRQKMLVATCVVIGLVIVAFCLWMLSKSKQPAGLQVQSIAVLPFNSLTADSRDEYLGLGLADALITRLGNVRQITVRPTSAVRKYTSVEQDPVAAGRELKVEAVLDGNIHLVGERIRVTVQLVSVADGRHLWADKFDEQFTNILSVEDSISDRLATALALELTGEERKLLARRYTDNVEAYQLYLKGRYSWDKRTSEGVKKSIEYFEQAIKSDQNYALAYAGLADSYSMPDLSGLPPVDSYLKAKTAATRAIEIDEGLAEAHISLAYLRMRHEWDWRSSETELKRALDLNPGIARTHHLYSIYCELMGRPDEAIREMKRAQELDPLSLVMNQNLGARFYFARQYDHSIAQLRATLDIDPGYGEAHLGLGQAYVQKGMYPEAILEFQKVTQSGDEPWVLGSLGHVYGISGNRGEAQKLLEQLKKQSTRSYFPPEEIAKIYIGLGEKDQAVAWLEKAFEKRSDHLVFVKVDPVWDSLRADPRFSSLMQRIGLAL
- a CDS encoding GNAT family N-acetyltransferase, which encodes MDISPIILEGWYVRLEPLSPAHEELLIAAAGDGELWNSTVTIVPDQTNMAGYIAEALQAQAQGVHLPFVIIRKPSGQVVGSTRFYNIDQNNRGVEIGYTWLAASAQRTSVNTEAKLLLLTHAFEVWRCIRVAFITDVLNHQSRAAIVRLGAREEGILRNHLVMPNGRFRDSVSLSIIESEWPEVKARLEAKLNPTGDAAK
- a CDS encoding carbon-nitrogen hydrolase family protein: MIIALASPAVATTLDDGLEKVKRYLSEASTQGAKIVCFPEAYLPGLRGQDFDVFPFDQAEQERVLQTVSQWSKTYAIATILGMERLTATGRQIVACVFDTDGQIQGFQTKNQIAPTEDEFYVPGTTRQLFEVNGTKFGIAICHEGWRYPETVRWAAVRGAKIVFHPQHTGSTREGVRLTEWGSAEAPYYEKAMVMRSIENTIYFASVNYGLPFQESATCVITPSGECQAFLPYGQEGVLVQAINLDEATGLIARRYAPERYKEGKLE
- a CDS encoding CoA-binding protein produces the protein MSKLPSSVATFLSHHAIAVAGVSRDSTQPANAIFRRLKECGHLVFAVNPKAEQVEDGPCYPNLRSLPQPVGAVVIATHPNVSAQVVRECAELGIRHVWFHRSFGEGSVSEEAIRECQANGIECIVGGCPMMYCGHVDFGHRCMKWILKFQHRVPG
- a CDS encoding VWA domain-containing protein, which gives rise to MKTRPLQVLLSILLIIFSVQAVAQTPQSPPQGNEEEPTLRIGTDLLQIDAVVTDKQGRPVDHLKLEDFELLEDGKPQAIAFFSVMKSGAPLNPTGVKSDPGQPRSTDIPAVGENPGRTLVLMVDDLHIASAHMPGVKKQLLKFIDESVADGDRVAIVATSGGPGFLQQLTADRRVMKLAVNRISSLTRTSTQPGDPTQMTEYQAQKILEGDLPAKDLAITTYLRNTGDPLPRAAVETIVESTARQIVTSITILTSATLTTMRNAITSVKSIPGRKAMLLVSDGFQLELREASHGAEMNRVIDAATRSGVVIYSQSSAGLVALSPFGGDISNSGVLDPTGVAHSLATQSLNASTSALRTLAAETGGTATLNTNDLQLGFQKLVEDSRLYYILSYYPENTARDGKLRTIEVRLKKPNDLIVKARKGYLAPSDTKPEDAANKKEPARKEKGKEGKSSNPKAPADPVAEAIQKALYSIVPLEGLRLKVTGAFLAGEREKENATVSLAIHLPLVAFEKTGTHRRNTLTAVLTVLAQDGTIIEATDNKLQLNFEERNFEKASKGWFVFGKKLKLKPGFYNLRFAVRDPMSDRIGSVSEWVEIPDLSQKQLAMSSIVMLREDPSRTPPKTSVAGDAPLVGSDSRLQALRIFSESSTLGFLSYVYNATPGHDLMLQIQVLRHNSPIFTAPLRPVKGAPDNFDRIACGAKVPLAGFPPGRYVLSITVTNGTNAKQSAQQQQDFTIE